Proteins co-encoded in one Malus sylvestris chromosome 9, drMalSylv7.2, whole genome shotgun sequence genomic window:
- the LOC126582401 gene encoding 14-3-3-like protein A, with protein sequence MSPTDSSREENVYMAKLAEQAERYEEMVEFMEKVAKTVDVEELTVEERNLLSVAYKNVIGARRASWRIISSIEQKEESRGNEDHVAIIKEYRSKIETELSKICDGILNLLESHLIPSASSAESKVFYLKMKGDYHRYLAEFKTGGERKEAAESTLLAYKSAQDIALAELAPTHPIRLGLALNFSVFYYEILNSPDRACNLAKQAFDEAISELDTLGEESYKDSTLIMQLLRDNLTLWTSDITDDAGDEIKEASKRESSETQQ encoded by the exons ATGTCGCCAACTGATTCTTCACGCGAGGAGAATGTGTACATGGCCAAGTTGGCCGAACAGGCTGAGAGATATGAGGAGATGGTCGAGTTTATGGAGAAAGTTGCCAAGACTGTTGATGTTGAGGAGCTAACAGTGGAGGAAAGAAATCTCCTCTCTGTGGCTTATAAGAATGTGATTGGAGCGAGGAGAGCTTCGTGGAGGATCATATCTTCCATTGAGCAGAAGGAGGAGAGCAGAGGGAATGAGGATCATGTTGCGATTATCAAGGAATACAGGAGCAAGATTGAGACTGAGCTCAGCAAGATCTGTGATGGGATCTTGAACCTTCTTGAGTCGCACCTCATTCCATCTGCCTCATCTGCCGAGTCCAAGGTGTTTTACCTCAAGATGAAAGGTGATTACCACAGGTACCTTGCTGAGTTTAAGACTGGAGGTGAAAGAAAGGAAGCAGCTGAGAGCACTTTGTTGGCTTACAAGTCTGCTCAG GATATTGCCCTGGCTGAGCTGGCTCCAACCCACCCGATAAGGCTTGGACTTGCACTTAACTTCTCAGTCTTCTACTATGAAATCCTTAACTCACCAGATCGTGCTTGCAATCTGGCAAAACAG GCTTTTGATGAGGCTATTTCTGAGCTTGACACATTGGGTGAGGAATCCTACAAGGATAGCACTTTGATCATGCAGCTCCTCCGAGACAATCTGACACTCTGGACTTCTGATATCACG GATGATGCTGGGGACGAAATCAAGGAAGCATCAAAGCGCGAATCCAGTGAAACACAGCAGTAA
- the LOC126582488 gene encoding uncharacterized protein LOC126582488 — MGYIQEARENHVKKKVEEALRSKMKHKALQECKDLASKYAECSYGRTISVVWQCRQQAEELNECLHQFTNDDVLEEMKRAYMLQQDGKVPA; from the exons ATGGGATACATACAGGAAGCACGTGAGAATCACGTGAAGAAGAAGGTTGAAGAAG CACTGCGGAGCAAAATGAAGCACAAGGCGCTGCAGGAGTGCAAGGATTTGGCGTCGAAGTACGCCGAGTGCTCGTACGGAAGAACCATATCGGTCGTTTGGCAGTGCCGGCAGCAAGCCGAGGAATTGAACGAATGCCTTCACCAATT CACCAATGATGACGTCTTGGAGGAAATGAAGAGAGCGTACATGCTTCAACAAGACGGGAAAGTGCCTGCATAA
- the LOC126582487 gene encoding T-complex protein 1 subunit zeta 1-like: protein MSIRVLNPNAEVLNKSAALHMNINAAKGLQDVLKTNLGPKGTIKMLVGGAGDIKLTKDGNTLLKEMQIQNPTAIMIARTAVAQDDISGDGTTSTVLFIGELMKQSERYIDEGMHPRVLVDGFEIAKRATLQFLEKFKTPVVMGDEPDKEILKMVARTTLRTKLYEALADQLTDIVVNSVLCIRKPEEPIDLFMVEIMHMRHKFDVDTRLVEGLVLDHGSRHPDMKRRAENCFILTSNVSLEYDKSEVNSGFFYSNAEQREAMVLAERRQVDERVKKIIDLKNKVCSGNDNNFVVINQKGIDPPSLDLLARAGIIALRRAKRRNMERLVLACGGEAVNSVDDLTPDCLGWAGLVYEHVLGEEKYTFVENVKNPHSCTILIKGPNDHTIAQIKDAVRDGLRAVKNTVEDEAVILGAGAFEVAARQYLVNEVKKTVKGRAQLGVEAFADALLVVPKTLAENSGLDTQDVIIALITGEHDQGNVVGLNHNTGEPLDPQMEGIFDNYSVKRQIINSGPVIASQLLLVDEVIRAGRNMRKPT from the exons ATGTCGATTCGAGTGCTGAATCCGAATGCGGAGGTGCTGAACAAATCGGCGGCGCTGCACATGAACATCAACGCCGCCAAGGGCTTGCAGGACGTCCTCAAGACCAACCTTGGCCCCAAGGGCACCATCAAAAT GCTTGTTGGCGGAGCCGGCGACATTAAGCTCACTAAGGATGGCAACACTCTGCTCAAAGAAATG CAAATTCAAAACCCAACAGCAATTATGATTGCACGGACAGCTGTTGCGCAAGATGACATTAGCGGAGATGGCACCACGTCTACTGTCTTGTTCATTGGCGAGCTTATGAAACAATCAGAACGATACATTGACGAAG GGATGCATCCCCGTGTCCTGGTTGATGGTTTTGAGATCGCCAAAAGAGCAACGCTGCAGTTTCTTGAGAAATTCAAAACTCCCGTGGTGATGGGCGATGAGCCTGACAAAGAGATTTTGAAAATGGTAGCTAGAACAACATTGCGAACAAAG TTATATGAAGCATTGGCAGATCAATTGACTGACATAGTTGTTAATTCG GTTCTTTGCATCCGCAAACCTGAGGAGCCCATTGATCTGTTCATGGTGGAGATTATGCACATGCGacacaaatttgatgtagacaCACGCTTG GTTGAGGGTCTTGTTCTCGATCACGGTTCTAGGCATCCTGATATGAAGCGGAGAGCAGAGAATTGTTTCATCTTGACAAGCAATGTATCTTTGGAATATGACAAAAG TGAAGTAAACTCAGGCTTTTTCTATTCAAATGCGGAGCAGAGAGAAGCAATGGTTTTAGCTGAAAGGCGCCAGGTTGATGAAAGAGTTAAAAAAATCATTGACCTGAAAAATAAG GTTTGCTCTGGTAATGATAATAACTTTGTTGTTATCAATCAGAAGGGAATTGATCCCCCATCTCTGGACCTTCTTGCAAGGGCAGGG ATTATTGCCCTGAGAAGAGCAAAGAGGAGAAATATGGAACGGTTGGTTTTGGCTTGTGGCGGGGAGGCTGTAAACTCCGTAGATGATTTAACTCCTGATTGCCTTGGTTGGGCTGGACTTGTATACGAGCATGTCCTTGGTGAAGAGAAGTATACATTTGTTGAAAATGTGAAGAATCCCCACTCTTGCACAATCTTAATCAAAG GGCCTAATGACCATACAATTGCTCAGATTAAGGATGCTGTTCGTGATGGCCTGAGGGCAGTGAAAAACACAGTTGAAGATGAAGCTGTCATCTTG GGTGCTGGAGCTTTTGAAGTTGCAGCCAGACAATATTTAGTGAATGAAGTAAAGAAAACTGTTAAAGGG CGTGCTCAACTCGGTGTCGAAGCTTTTGCTGATGCTCTTCTTGTGGTGCCCAAAACACTTGCTGAGAATTCTGGCCTCGATACACAAGATGTGATAATTGCTCTTATTACG GGAGAGCATGATCAGGGAAATGTCGTGGGACTAAATCACAACACTGGAGAACCGCTTGATCCACAGATGGAGGGTATCTTCGACAACTACTCTGTGAAGCGACAGATTATAAACTCAGG GCCTGTAATTGCATCTCAACTGTTGTTGGTCGATGAAGTAATTCGTGCTGGGCGTAACATGCGGAAGCCAACCTAA
- the LOC126583205 gene encoding probable carboxylesterase 17 — MKFRRNMAAISLDPRLNLQATKNPNQHGVILEEIEGLIRVHKDGYVERPLMIPSVPSTLALPPGVEAKDIVIDKFTNLWARIYVPSHPGNLPVIVYFHGGGFCVGSAAWSCYHEFLAKLASQASCVIISVNYRLAPESRLPAAYDDGFKTLMWVKQKALSESSEQKWWLSKCNLSSLFIGGDSAGANIAYNVTTQVGSRDPSILRPLSLKGTVLIQPFFGGEARTWSEKCATQPPYSALSLSSSDTYWRLSLPLGASRDHPWCNPLVNAGVAKLRDLRLPSMMVCVSELDILKDGNFELCNALSSIGTRVETVLYKGVGHAFQVLHNSQLSYSRTQELISRIKAFMIKQ; from the coding sequence ATGAAATTTAGAAGAAATATGGCAGCCATATCTCTTGATCCAAGGCTTAACCTCCAAGCAACTAAAAACCCTAACCAACATGGAGTTATACTTGAAGAAATCGAAGGCCTCATCCGAGTTCACAAAGACGGATACGTCGAAAGGCCTCTGATGATCCCAAGTGTCCCCAGCACTCTAGCTCTACCACCTGGTGTCGAGGCCAAAGATATTGTTATTGACAAATTTACCAACTTATGGGCACGCATTTATGTTCCAAGCCACCCGGGAAACCTCCCCGTGATTGTCTACTTCCACGGCGGTGGATTCTGTGTTGGATCTGCTGCTTGGAGCTGTTACCATGAGTTCCTGGCCAAACTTGCTTCACAAGCAAGTTGTGTCATCATCTCTGTGAATTACCGTTTAGCCCCTGAAAGCCGTCTCCCTGCTGCTTATGATGACGGATTCAAAACCCTTATGTGGGTAAAACAAAAAGCTCTGAGTGAGTCTAGTGAGCAAAAATGGTGGTTAAGTAAGTGCAACTTGTCCAGCTTGTTCATAGGCGGTGACAGTGCAGGGGCTAACATAGCCTACAATGTCACCACACAGGTAGGTTCACGTGACCCCTCCATTTTAAGGCCATTAAGTCTCAAAGGCACCGTCTTGATCCAACCCTTTTTTGGAGGAGAGGCTCGAACTTGGTCCGAAAAATGTGCAACTCAGCCACCATACTCCGCCCTAAGTCTGTCAAGTTCAGACACATATTGGCGGCTGTCTCTTCCGTTAGGGGCCAGCAGAGATCATCCGTGGTGCAACCCTCTAGTGAACGCCGGTGTGGCCAAATTACGCGATTTAAGGCTCCCGAGCATGATGGTATGCGTATCAGAATTGGATATATTGAAGGATGGGAATTTTGAGTTGTGCAACGCATTGAGTAGCATTGGGACGAGGGTGGAAACTGTACTGTACAAAGGAGTTGGACATGCATTCCAAGTTCTGCATAACTCTCAGCTATCTTATTCACGGACACAAGAATTGATATCTCGCATCAAGGCCTTCATGATCAAGCAATAA
- the LOC126582416 gene encoding DEAD-box ATP-dependent RNA helicase 42-like, whose product MVEGVKHKPRKERESKRISGHRDGEKEKNGERRHRGKDRDFKRDGDSSRSARDKLDRDERDCDSSRSTRDKFCDSEDERYEVEKRHRGDRESGSHRRARDKEMGREKDKERGKREKVREKERDRDRKRRVRSDDVDEEEEEDVRESDRKRRRKDDKENAERVRERSNSRSDRHRDGRVESPVKKSDEDDSVRKGTNPISEVVEEDLEDEQRKLDEEMEKRRRRVQEWQELRRKEKQAEGEKHVEGDVDEHKSKKTWTLEGESDDEEETGMDLDGEAYLTDKEDGAVMEVDSENQTAAPALQDDEIDPLDAFMNSTVLPEVEKLANAAEQPVVAGEKGSNNSLGRIIPGEYSDSDYGDIENDDDPLEDEDDDEFTKRVTKTKVDKLSLVDHSKIDYEPFRKNFYIEVKEVSKMTPEDVGAYRKQLELKIHGKDVPKPIKTWHQTGLTNKILEMIKKLDYEKPMPIQAQAVPIIMSGRDCIGIAKTGSGKTLAYVLPMLRHIKDQPPVVAGDGPIGLIMAPTRELVQQIHSVINKFAKTLGLRCVPVYGGSGIAQQIGELKRGAAIVVCTPGRMIDILCTNGGRITNLQRVTYLVVDEADRMFDLGFEPQINRIVQNIRPDHQTLLFSATFPHQVEVLARKVLNKPVHIQVGGKSVVNKDITQFVEVRSENERFVRLLEILGEWYERGKILVFAKAHATCDTVLRDLLRHGYPCLSLHGNKDQTDRESTISDFKSDVCNLLIATSLASRGLDVKGVELVINFDTPDHYEDYVHRVGRTGRAGKKGCAITFISEEDAKYAPDLVKALELSEQAVPDDLKSLADGFMAKIKQGLEQAHGTGYGGSGYKFNEEEDEARKAAKKAQAKEYGFEDDKSDSEDEDDGVRKAGGDISQQAALAQISAIAAASIGGTASVQTPVSTAQLLPNGGLPVSLPSVLGGATLPGTAAVLPGMGLNLVGHEGAARAAAIAAAMNLQHNLAKIQADAMPEHYEAELEINDIPQNARWKVTHKETLGPISELTGAAITIRGQYFPPGKVPGPGDRKLYLFIEGPTEQSVKRGKSELKRKLEEIMNQSLSLPSGAQQRRYQVI is encoded by the coding sequence ATGGTAGAGGGGGTCAAACATAAACCTAGGAAGGAGCGAGAATCGAAAAGGATTAGCGGTCATCGAGATGGCGAAAAGGAGAAGAATGGAGAGAGGAGACATCGGGGAAAAGATAGAGATTTTAAGAGAGATGGTGATTCTAGTCGTTCCGCGAGAGACAAGttagatagagatgagagagatTGTGATTCTAGTCGTTCCACGAGAGACAAGTTTTGTGATTCTGAGGACGAGAGGTATGAGGTAGAGAAGCGGCATCGAGGAGATAGGGAGAGCGGTAGTCATAGGAGGGCTAGAGATAAAGAGATGGGGAGGGAGAAAGACAAAGAGAGGGGGAAAAGAGAGAAGGTTAGAGAGAAGGAAAGGGACAGAGATCGAAAGAGAAGGGTGCGGAGTGATGATGTAgatgaagaggaggaggaggatgttAGGGAGAGTGATAGGAAGCGGCGTAGGAAAGATGACAAGGAGAATGCGGAGAGAGTGAGGGAAAGGAGTAACAGCAGGTCAGATAGACATAGGGATGGTCGAGTTGAGAGCCCGGTAAAGAAGAGTGATGAAGATGATTCAGTTAGGAAAGGGACGAATCCGATCTCTGAGGTGGTGGAGGAGGATTTAGAGGATGAGCAGAGGAAATTAGATGAGGAAATGGAAAAGCGGAGGAGGAGAGTTCAGGAGTGGCAGGAGTTAAGAAGAAAGGAGAAACAAGCTGAGGGAGAGAAGCATGTGGAAGGGGATGTTGATGAACACAAGTCTAAAAAGACCTGGACACTTGAGGGAGAATCTGACGATGAAGAAGAGACAGGTATGGACCTTGACGGAGAAGCCTATCTCACTGATAAAGAGGATGGAGCCGTCATGGAGGTTGATTCTGAGAATCAAACAGCTGCACCTGCTTTGCAGGATGATGAAATTGATCCATTAGATGCTTTTATGAATTCTACGGTGCTGCCTGAAGTTGAGAAGCTGGCCAATGCTGCAGAACAACCAGTAGTTGCTGGTGAAAAAGGTTCAAACAATTCTTTGGGCAGAATAATTCCTGGGGAGTATTCTGATTCAGATTATGGGGACATTGAGAATGATGATGATCCCTTAGAAGACGAAGACGATGATGAGTTCACAAAAAGGGTGACAAAGACAAAAGTCGATAAACTTTCTCTAGTGGATCACTCAAAGATAGATTATGAACCATTCAGGAAAAATTTCTACATTGAGGTGAAGGAGGTCTCAAAAATGACCCCAGAAGATGTGGGTGCATACCGAAAACAATTGGAATTGAAGATACATGGTAAGGATGTCCCAAAGCCCATTAAGACCTGGCACCAAACTGGACTTACAAACAAAATCTTGGAAATGATAAAGAAGCTTGACTATGAAAAGCCAATGCCAATTCAGGCTCAGGCAGTGCCTATAATTATGAGTGGACGAGACTGCATTGGCATTGCAAAAACTGGCTCAGGCAAAACCCTTGCATATGTGCTGCCAATGCTGAGGCATATCAAGGACCAGCCACCTGTGGTAGCTGGAGATGGGCCTATTGGCCTTATAATGGCACCAACAAGGGAGCTTGTTCAGCAGATTCACAGTGTTATAAACAAGTTTGCCAAGACACTGGGTCTCAGGTGTGTGCCTGTATATGGAGGTTCTGGTATTGCCCAACAGATTGGGGAGTTGAAGCGGGGTGCTGCAATTGTCGTCTGTACCCCCGGTAGGATGATTGACATACTTTGTACAAATGGAGGGAGGATAACAAATCTGCAGAGAGTAACTTACTTGGTTGTGGATGAAGCTGATCGAATGTTTGACTTGGGTTTTGAACCTCAAATCAATCGAATTGTTCAGAATATTCGGCCAGATCATCAGACTCTATTGTTTTCTGCCACGTTCCCTCACCAGGTTGAAGTCTTAGCACGTAAAGTCTTAAACAAACCTGTGCATATACAGGTTGGTGGTAAGAGTGTTGTAAACAAGGACATTACACAATTTGTTGAAGTGAGGTCCGAAAATGAAAGGTTTGTTAGATTATTAGAGATACTTGGGGAATGGTACGAGAGAGGAAAAATTCTGGTGTTTGCCAAAGCACATGCAACGTGTGACACTGTGCTTAGGGATCTGCTTAGGCATGGATATCCTTGTCTCTCGCTTCATGGGAACAAAGATCAAACAGATCGTGAATCCACCATATCTGATTTTAAGAGCGATGTGTGTAATTTGTTGATTGCAACTAGTCTTGCTTCTAGAGGGTTAGATGTCAAAGGGGTTGAGCTGGTGATCAACTTTGATACTCCAGATCACTACGAGGACTATGTTCACCGTGTTGGTCGTACAGGCCGAGCTGGCAAGAAAGGTTGTGCTATAACGTTCATCTCTGAGGAAGATGCTAAGTATGCCCCAGATCTTGTCAAAGCATTGGAACTCTCTGAGCAAGCTGTTCCAGATGACCTTAAATCTCTTGCTGATGGTTTCATGGCAAAAATAAAGCAGGGACTTGAGCAGGCCCACGGGACTGGTTACGGGGGCAGTGGTTATAAATTTaatgaagaggaagatgaagCAAGGAAAGCAGCAAAGAAAGCACAGGCCAAAGAATATGGTTTTGAAGATGACAAGTCAGATtcagaagatgaagatgatggtGTCAGAAAGGCTGGGGGTGACATTTCACAGCAGGCTGCCCTTGCTCAAATATCAGCTATTGCTGCTGCCTCTATTGGTGGTACGGCTTCAGTTCAGACCCCTGTCTCTACTGCTCAACTGCTTCCTAATGGTGGATTACCTGTTTCTCTTCCCAGTGTCCTTGGTGGTGCAACGTTGCCGGGAACAGCAGCCGTTTTGCCTGGGATGGGTCTGAATCTTGTTGGACATGAAGGGGCAGCTCGAGCAGCAGCAATTGCAGCTGCCATGAATTTGCAGCATAACCTAGCAAAGATTCAAGCTGATGCAATGCCTGAGCACTATGAAGCAGAGTTGGAAATAAATGATATTCCCCAGAATGCTCGATGGAAGGTTACCCACAAGGAAACTTTGGGCCCTATATCAGAGTTGACTGGAGCTGCCATTACTATTAGGGGTCAATATTTCCCACCAGGCAAGGTTCCAGGGCCAGGAGATCGCAAGCTTTACCTGTTTATTGAGGGTCCTACTGAACAATCTGTCAAGAGAGGTAAATCAGAACTAAAACGCAAGTTGGAAGAAATCATGAATCAGTCATTATCACTTCCCAGCGGCGCTCAGCAACGCAGATATCAAGTTATATAA